TGCACATCGGAGCCGGGCCGGACCTGCTCATGTCGATCCCCCGCGACTCGCTCGTCGACGTCCCGGGCCACGGCGTCACGAAGATCAACGCAGCGTTCTCGTACGGCGGCCCGAAGCTGCTCGTGCAGACCGTCGAGCAGAACACCGGCATCCGCATCGACGACTACGTCGAGATCGGCATGGGCGGCGTCGTGAAGCTGGTCAACGCCGTCGGTGGCATCACCATCTGTCCGACGCAGGACATGGACGACCCGCTCGCCAACCTGCACGTCAAGAAGGGCTGCCAGCACGCCAACGGCCGCAAGGCCCTGGCCTACGCACGGTCCCGCCACACCTCGGGCCTCGGTGACATCGACCGCGCCAAGCACCAGCGCGAGGTCGTCGGCCAGGTCGGCAAGAAGGCCGTCTCGCCGTGGTCGGTGCTCAACCCGGTCCGCTACTGGAAGCTGACCCACGCGGGCGCGTCGACGCTGACCGTGTCGCAGGGCACCAGCACCTTCGCCCTGGCCCGCTTCGCGATGGCCATGTCGAGTCCCGACAAGAGCTGCGTCGTCCCCCTCGCCGACCTCGCCGTGCACTGGGACAGCGAGCGCTCGAAGCGGATGTTCACGCTGATCAAGGAGGACCGCACCGACGACATCGGGGCGAAGCTCTGCACGGACTCCGGCCTGCCCGGCTGAGGCCTCCGAAGGTCCCGGCACGTCCCCTCCTTCGGCCCTGCCGTCCGCGCCCCCGCCGGCGCACGCTGGAGGAGCCGGGTACGACGGCGTCCCGGCGCCCCGAGAGGAGCCGAGCGATGACCACCCAGGTGCACATGACCAGGCCCGGAGACCTGCCGCCCTCGTCCGGCGGGAACGCGGCGCGACCCGGCGGGGCCTGAGATGTCCACGCCCCGACCGGTCGTCGTCGGCGTCGACGGCTCCAAGGCGAACACGCCGGCGATCGACTTCGCAGCGGACTGGGCGACCTCGGCCGGGGTGCCGCTCGAGCTGCTCGTGGTCGTGACGGGCGCAGGCACCCTCCCGCCGTACGTCGCCTCCCCGGACCCCTCCGATCACACCCTCCTGGCAGCACTGGCCGAGCGCGTCGGCAGCGACCACCCGGGCCTCGTCGTCAGCACCCGGATCGCCTTCGGCAACGCCGTCGAGTGCCTGGTCGCCGCGAGCGCGACCGCGCGCCTGACGGTCGTGGGCAGCCGCGGGCTCGGCACGTTCGCACGCAGCATGCTCGGGTCGGTCTCGGGCAGCCTGACGGCGCACGCCCGGGGCCCGGTCGTCGTGGTGCCACCGCACTGGATCGCCAGTGCCCACGCCGACGACGACCCGGTGGTCGTCGGGGTCACGGCCGACCCCCGCGAGCAGCGTGCTGCGCTCCGCTGGGCCTTCGCGGAGGCGACGCGGACCTCCACCCTCGTCGAGGTGGTCCACGCTGTCGACCTCGCGCCAGTTCTCGCGTGGGACGGCGAGGGGCTCGGCCTGCGTCACGTGGCCCCGACCCCCTCCGACCTGCCTGCGCTCCGCGACGCGGTGGCACGCCAGGCACGCGAGTTCCCCGAGACCCCGGTCCGGGTCGTCGACGAGGCGGGCCACGCCGCCGACGTCCTGCTCCAGCGGGGCGCCGAAGCCCGCCTCCTGGTGGTCGGCGCCCGGCACCGGGGCCTCGGGTCGGTACGCCGCGCGGTGCTGCACCACGCCGAGGTCCCGGTCGTGGTGGTGCCGGCCCCCGAGGAATGACCGCTGCGCCCGCGCACGACGAAGGGCCGGTCACCACCACGGTGACCGGCCCTTCGGCGTGATGCTGGCGCGCGGGATCAGCGCGGGATGACGTCACCCGACTTGAGGAAGCGGGAGATGATCTCCTTCATGATCTCCGAGGTGCCGGCGTAGATCTGCGAGATGCGCAGGTCGGCCCAGGCACGGGCGACCGGGTACTCGTTCATGTAGCCGTAGCCACCGTGCAGCTGCAGGCACATGTCGGCGATCTTCTGCGAGCGCTCCGAGCACCAGAGCTTGACCATGGCGGCGGTGGGGATGTCGAGCTGCTTCTTGACGTGCAGCTCGATGCACTCGTCGAGGAAGGCACGCGCGACGCGGGCCTCGGTGGCGATCTCGGCGAGCTTGAACTTGGTGTTCTGGAACTTGCCGATCGGCTTGCCGAAGGCGTTGCGCGACTCGGTGTACTCGAGCGTGAGGTCGAGGAGGGCCTCCATCGCGGCCACGTTCGAGACGGCGACGATCAGGCGCTCCTGGGGCAGCTGCTCCATGAGCTGGATGAAGCCCTGGCCCTCGTCGGTGCCGAGGAGGTTCTCGACCGGGACGCGGACGTCCTCGAAGAAGAGCTCGGAGGTGTCCTGGCCCTTCATGCCGATCTTGTCGAGCACGCGACCACGCGAGAAGCCGGGGGTGTCGGTCGGGACGATGATCAGCGAGATGCCCGCGGCCGCCTCCTCCGGGTTGGTCTTGGCGACGACGACCACGACGTCGGCCTGCGCGCCGTTGGTGATGAAGGTCTTGGAGCCGTTGATGACGTACTCGTTGCCGTCCTTGATCGCCTTGGTCTTGACGTTCTGGAGGTCCGAGCCGGTGCCCGGCTCGGTCATCGCGATGGCACCGACGGCCTCACCGGAGGCGAGCTTCGGGAGCCAGATCTGCTTCTGCTCCTCGCGGCCGTACGCCTGGATGTAGTGCGCGACGATGCCCGAGTGCAGCGAGGCACCCCAGGACGAGTCGCCGACGTACGCCTGCTCCTCGATGAGGACGGCCTCGTGGGCGAACGTGCCGCCACCGCCGCCGTACTCCTCGGAGATGGAGGCGCAGAGGAGGCCGAGCGCGCCCGCCTTGTTCCACAGGTCGCGGTCGACCTGCTTGTTGGCGATGTACTTCTCGACGTTGGGCTTGATCTCCTTCTCGGCGAAGGTGCGCGCGAGGTCGCGGAAGTCCTTGAGGTCCTCGTCCATCCAGCGGGACACGGGGCGAGCCATGGGTCCGTCCTTTAGAGGTAGGGAGTGGGTACACGCTGTACCCCGACAACGGAATCATGCCACGGATGCCCGGTAAGTGGTACACCGTGTCCCCAGTGTAGGTTCTGGTCCCATGACGGCGCAGAAGTGGGAGGACACGACCGCGGCCCGGCGCGCGAGCAGCCGGCAGGGCCACCGCGCCCCCGTGCGTGACCGGATCATCCAGGCCGCGGCCGAGGCGATCGAGCAGCACGGTCCCGACGCCGCGACGAGCCAGATCGCCGAGCTCGCCGGGGTCGCCCGTCCGCACGTCTACCGGCACTTCTCCAGCAAGGAGGAGCTGCTCCACGAGGTCGCCCGGTACGCCGCCGGCTCGCTCAAGGACCGCGTCCTGCCCGCCCTGGAGGCCAAGGGCGACGCGGTCGACTGGATCCGGGAGCCCGTGAAGCAGGCCGTCGAGTGGGCCTCGGAGAACCCCGGCCTCTTCCTCTTCCTGATGGGCCGCAGCCAGGCCCGCGACCTGCAGCGCGGCCGCGCCGGGCGCAGCCACTTCCTCGGCAAGATCGTCGAGGCCGCCGAGACGCACCTCGCAGCGGTGGGCACCGGCGGCGTCCCGCTCGACGCGCTCTTCGCGGGCCTCAAGGGCATGGTCGACACCAGCATCATCTGGTGGGTGCGTCACCAGGACGAGGAGCGCGACGCACTCGTCGACCGGCTCTCGCGCCAGGTCGGCATGATCGTGCAGAGCGGCCTGGCCGAGCACGGGATCACCGTCGACGACGCAGGCGTCGTCTCGAAGTTCGCCTGACCGCTCCCCCACCGGACGCCGACGGCCCGCACCCCGTGAGGGTGCGGGCCGTCGTGGCGTCGCGGGTCAGAAGCCGAGGCGCGGCTTGCCCGCGGCGTAGTCGCGCACGACCTTGCCCTTGGCGTGGGCCTGCTCGGACAGCGACGCGGCGTACTCCTCGAGCCTCGCCTGGAGCTCGGCGTCGGAGGTGCCGATGATGCGCGCGGCGAGGATGCCGGCGTTCTTGGCGTTGCCGATGGCGACCGTCGCGACCGGGATGCCTGCGGGCATCTGGACGATCGAGAGCAGCGAGTCCATGCCGTCGAGGTACTTCAGCGGCACCGGGACGCCGATGACCGGCAGCGGGGTGAGCGAGGCGAGCATGCCCGGCAGGTGGGCGGCGCCACCGGCGCCGGCGATGATCGCCTTGAGCCCCCGCCGGGCGGCGTCGCGGCCGTACTCGACCATCTCCACCGGCATGCGGTGCGCGGAGACGACGTCGGCCTCCCACGGGATGCCGAAGTCGGTGAGGACCTCGGCCGCCGCCTGCATGGTCGGCCAGTCGGAGTCGGAACCCATGACGATGCCGACGAGCGGCGTCTGGTCGGTCATTGCATTACTCGCTCTCGTTGCCGAGGCTGCCGTCGAACCAGGCGGCGGCGTGCCGCGCCCGCTCCAGGCAGTCCTCGAGGTCGTCGCCGTAGGTGTTGACGTGGCCCACCTTGCGGCCCGGACGGATCTCCTTGCCGTAGAGGTGGACACGCAGCTTCGGGTCACGCGCGAACGCGTGCGGGTAGCCGTCGTACAGGTGGCCGGCCTCGGGATCGCCGCCGAGGATGTTGACCATGACGGTCCACGGCTGGCGGGGCTCCGGCGAGCCGAGCGGCAGGTCCATCACCCCGCGCAGGTGCTGCTCGAACTGGCTGGTGACCGCGCCGTCCTGGGTCCAGTGACCGGTGTTGTGCGGACGCATCGCGAGCTCGTTGACGAGGATCCGGCCGTCGTTGGTCTCGAAGAGCTCCATGGCCATCACGCCGGTGACCTCGAGCTCCTTGGCCACCCGGAGCGCGGCCTCCTGGGCCAGCGTCGCCAGGGCGGGGTCGAGATCGGGCGCGGGGGCGACCACCTCATGGCAGATGCCGTCGCGCTGGGTCGTGGCCACCACGGGGTACGCCGCGGCCTGGCCGCTCGGCGAACGCGCCACGATCGCCGACAGCTCGCGCCGGAAGTCGACGAGCTCCTCGGCCAGGATGCGCACACCGGTCTGCTCCGCCACCGCGAAGGCCTCGGCCGCGTCGTCGGCCGAGCGGACCACCCACACGCCCTTGCCGTCGTACCCGCCGCGGGTGGTCTTGAGGACGCAGGGGAAGCCGAACTCCTCCACCTCCGCGATCGAGGAGACGATCGCGTTGCGCGGGCACGGCACGCCGAGCTCGGCCAGGATGCGGCGCATCTCGCCCTTGTCCTGCGCGTAGACCAGCGCGGACGGCCCCGGGCGCGGCGAGTGGCCCGCGGCCTCGAGGGCGTGGAGGTGCTCGGTGGGCACGTGCTCGTGGTCGAACGTGACGACGGAGCAGCCGGCGGTCACCTCGAGCAGGGTGTCGAGGTCGCGGTAGTCACCGACCGTGTGGTCCGGGATCACCTGAGCGGCACTGACGCCCTCCGCCTCGGCGAGGAGGCGGAGCGGGAGACCGAGGGCGATCGCGGGCTGGGCCATCATCCGGGCGAGCTGGCCGCCTCCGATGATCGCGAGGGTGGGAGCTGCGTCGGACACGGAGCAAACCCTAGCGTCGCAGCCGGCGCGCACCCGCGCCCTCGTCACCTGTTGAGTCCGGCTCACCGGATGGTGAGGACGCGCGAGCAGGCCTCAGGTGCCGTCGTCGTGGTGGTCGCGGCCCTGGCTGAGCCGGTGCAGCTCCTCGGAGACGAGCAGCTGCACCTGCTCCACGCGTGGGATGTCGTCGAGCTCCACCCGCCCGTCGGTGCTCGCGTCGCTGACGATGAGCGTGCCGCAGCCGAAGAGCCGGTCGACCACGCCGATCTCGAAGTCGACGCCGCTGATCCGGTTGAGCGGGATCGTGCGCCCCTCCTTCGCGATCAGGCCGGACCGCTTGATGAAGCGCCGGTTGGTGAAGGTGTACGTCGTCGTCCACCAGCGGACGAAGGGCGGCACCGCTGCGAGCAGCGCGACCAGGGCCAGGATGCGCATCGCCCAGCCGAGCAGTGACCGCCCGAGGCCGTCATTGCCCGCACCGTCGTACGCGAACGACCAGACGGCGAGCACGAGCGCGACCACGACGAGGGCCGCGGGCCAGACCAGCGCCTTCCCGTGCGTGCGCGTGGTGACGACGACCCGCTCGTCGTCGTTGAGCAGCCGGGCCGGAAAGGTGCTCACTGCGCAGCCCGGACGTGGATGACGTCGCCGGCGCCGACGGGCACCTCGCCCGCCCCGGTGTCGACGACCAGCCGGCCCCCGGCGTCGATGTCGACGGCCGTGCCGGTGAGCGGCTCCCCGGCGGGTACGTCGACGCGCACGGTCTTGCCGATGGTCACGCACTCCCCGGCGTAGGCCCGGCGCAGCGCGTCGGTGTCCTCGATCAACGGCAGCAGCGCGTCCAGCGAGGAGAGCACCGTGGCGAGGACCTCGGTGCGGTCGGGCACGCCCTCGACGAGCTGCTCGAGGGAGGTGGCTGCCTCGATGGGCAGCTCCCCCGGGGTCTGGTGCACGTTGATGCCGACGCCGAGGACGGCCGCGGGGCCGGTCGGGGTGTCGACCCGCTCGACGAGGATTCCGGCGAGCTTGAGCGGCCCGTCGAGGGTCTCCACGACGATGTCGTTGGGCCACTTCAGCCCGATGCCGTCGGCCCGGTCGTCGAGCGCCGCGTGGACGGCGTACCCGGTGAGCAGCGGCAGCCACGGCCAGGAGGCGGGCTCCACCTCCGGGCGGACCAGCACCGAGAAGGTCAGGGCCGCGCGCGGCGGCACCTCCCAGGTCCGGTCGAGGCGCCCGCGGCCCGAGGTCTGGTGCTCGGCGACGATGACCAGCCCGGCGTCGGCACCCTCCCGGGCGCGCGCGGCGACGAGGGCGTTGGTCGACCCCGCTTCCTCCACGATCTCGACAGTGTGAGGAAGTCGATGCGGATCAAGAGGCGGTCGCGAGTCGTCGTGAAGCGTCATGGGCACTAGATTGGCGCAGCACACCAACAGGAGGCCAGACCCCCATGAGCGCACTCGAGTCGACTCCCGAGATCGACCTTCACACCACTGCCGGCAAGCTCGCCGACCTCGAGCGTCGTACCGACGAGGCCGTGCACGCCCCCGCTGCCAAGGCCCAGGAGAAGCAGCACGCGAAGGGTCGCAAGACCGCCCGCGAGCGCCTCGAGCTCCTCTTCGACGAGGGTTCCTTCGTCGAGCTGGACGAGTTCGCGCGTCACCGCTCGGTGGCGTTCGGCCTGGAGAAGACCCGCCCCTACGGCGACGGCGTCGTGACCGGCTACGGCACGGTCAACGGCCGCCAGGTCTGCGCCTTCTCGCAGGACTTCACCGTCTTCGGCGGCTCCCTCGGCGAGGTCTACGGCGAGAAGATCGTCAAGGTCATGGACCTGGCGATCAAGACCGGCTCCCCGATCGTCGGCATCAACGAGGGTGCGGGCGCCCGCATCCAGGAGGGTGTCGTCTCCCTCGGCCTGTACGGCGAGATCTTCAAGCGCAACACCCGCGCCTCGGGTGTCATCCCGCAGATCTCCCTGATCATGGGCAACTGCGCCGGCGGCCACGTCTACTCGCCGGCCCTCACCGACTTCGTGGTCATGGTCGACCAGACCTCCGCGATGTTCATCACCGGTCCCGACGTCATCAAGACCGTCACCGGCGAGGACATCTCCATGGAGGACCTCGGCGGTGCGCGTGCGCACAACTCCAAGTCCGGCTCCGCCCACCACATGGCGGTCGACGAGGAGGACGCCATCGAGTACGTCAAGGGCCTGCTGGACCACCTCCCGCAGAACAACCTCGACGAGCTCCCGGTCTACGACGCCCCGGCCGACCTCGAGCCCAACGAGCTCGACCTCAAGCTCGACACGATCATCCCGGACGGCGCGAACCAGCCGTACGACATGCACGAGGTCATCGAGACGATCCTCGACGACCAGGAGTTCCTCGAGGTCCAGGAGCTCTTCGCCCCGAACCTCATCATCGGCTTCGGCCGGGTCGAGGGCTCCCCGGTCGGCATCGTCGCCAACCAGCCGATGCAGTTCGCCGGCACGCTCGACATCGACGCCTCCGAGAAGGCCGCGCGCTTCGTCCGCACCTGCGACGCGTTCAACATCCCGGTCGTCACCCTCGTCGACGTCCCCGGCTTCCTGCCGGGCACCGACCAGGAGCACACCGGCATCATCCGCCGTGGCGCGAAGCTGCTCTACGCCTACTGCGAGGCGACGGTCCCGCTGGTCACGGTCATCACCCGCAAGGCCTACGGCGGCGCGTACGACGTCATGGGCTCCAAGCACCTCGGTGGCGACATCAACCTCGCGTGGCCGACCGCCCAGATCGCGGTCATGGGTGCGCAAGGCGCGGCCAACATCATCCACCGCCGCACGCTGTCCGACCTGGCTGCCGCCGGTGGCGACGTGGAGACCAAGCGCGCCGAGCTCATCGACGAGTACGAGACCACGCTGGCCAACCCGTACATCGCGGCCGAGCGTGGCTACATCGACGGCGTCATCCGCCCCCACGAGACCCGCGCCGAGATCGTCAAGGCGCTGCGTCTGCTCAAGGGCAAGCGCGTCGAGCAGCTGCCCAAGAAGCACGGGAACATCCCGCTCTGATGTCGACCCCGACGGAGAACGAGACGGTGGAGACCGTCGCGGAGGAGCAGAAGCCGCTCCTGCGCGTCATCTCCCCCAACGCCACGCCCGAGGAGATCGCGGTGCTCACCGCGGTCTTCGCGGCCATGGGCTCCGGCGGCGCGGCTCCGGTGACGAAGCGCCCCTCTAACTGGGCCTCGCCGGCGCGACGCGTGCGTCGTACGCTCCCCCATGGTCTCGGCGGCTGGAAGGCCTCGGCCCTCCCCCGCTGACCCTGCTCCACTCCGCAAGGCGGAAACCTCTCGTCACCTCGTGGCGAAAGGTTTCCGCCTTGTGCGATTTCCGGGGCGGGCACGCGACACTGGCGGCGTGATGATCCCGCGGGCACTCATGGACGGCATCGTGTCCGGCGAGCTCGACCTCGCCTTCCGCCGCTGGACCCGACGCATGCACGTGCCCGGCGGCACCCAACGCACGCCGGGCGGCGTCGTGCGGTTCGAGGCCGTCGATGTGGTGGATCTCGACGCGATCACCGAGGACGAGGCAGGGCGGGCCGGCCAGCCCCTCGAGCGGATCCGCGCAGCCCTCGCGCAGAAGGAGGGCGACGTCTACCGGATCCGGCTCTCGTTCGCCGGTGCCGACGAGCGGGTCGCGCTGCGCGAGAAGGCACGGCTGACCCCGAAGCAGCGCGACGACCTGGTCTCCACCCTCGCCGGGATGGACGACCGCAGCAAGCGAGGCCCCTGGACGCGCCAGCACCTCGAGCTCATCGAGGCCCACCCCTCGACCCTGGCTGAGGAGATCGCCGCGAGCATCGGGCGCGAGAAGCTGCCGTTCAAGGCCGACGTACGCCGGCTGAAGGAGCTCGGCCTCACGGAGAGCCTGCGGCCGGGATACCGGCTCTCGCCGCGCGGCCGTGCGCTGCTGCGCCACCTGCGCTCCCTCGATGGGTCGTCCGCGTGAGGCCTAGCCATAGGTAGGCCTCACGCGGACGACCTAAGGTCTGCGCGTGACGTTCGTGCTCGCCTCCCAGTCCCCCGCCCGCCTGGCCACGCTCCGCAAGGCCGGGCTCGACCCACAGGTCATCGTGAGCGGCGTCGACGAGGACCAGCTGGCCGGCCTGCCGCCGACCGAGCTCGCCCTCCGGCTCGCCGAGCTCAAGTGCGCCGCTGTCGTGGCGCGCGCGGACCTGCCGGCGGACGCCGTCGTGCTCGGCTGCGACTCGGTCCTCGAGCTCGACGGCGAGGCCCTCGGCAAGCCCGGCACCCCGGAGGAGGCCACCCGCCGCTGGCAGGCCATGCGGGGCCGCTCCGGCGTCCTCGTGACCGGCCACGCGGTGCACGACACCGCCACCGGACGCACGGTCTCGGCGACGGCGGCGACCACCGTCCACTTCGCCGACATCAGCGACGCCGAGATCGCGGCGTACGTCGCGACGGGCGAGCCGCTGCACGTCGCCGGGGCGTTCACCGTGGACGGCCTCGGTGGTGCGTTCGTGACCGGCATCGAGGGCTGCCACCACAACGTCGTGGGCGTCTCGCTGCCGCTCGTGCGCACGCTGCTCTCGGACCTGGGCCGTGCCTGGACCGAGTACTGGAGCGACCACCGGACCGGCTGACCCCGACCAAAGTCCCTGCACCGCACAACGAAAGCGCGGCACAGTGGAGGCATGACGAACGCGATCGAGATCGCCGGGCTGGTCAAGACGTTCGGCTCGTTCCGGGCGCTCGACGGGCTCGACCTCACCGTGCGCACGGGCGAGGTCCACGGCTTCCTCGGACCCAACGGATCGGGCAAGTCGACCACCATCCGGGTCCTGCTCGGCCTCCTGCGTGCGAACGCCGGCATCGCGACGCTGCTCGGCGGCGACCCCTGGCGCGACGCCACGGAGCTGCACCGCCGCCTCGCCTACGTCCCCGGCGACGTGAACCTGTGGCCGCAGCTGACCGGCGGCGAGGTCATCGACCTGCTCGGTCGCCTGCGCGGCGGAGTCGACGCGGGCCGGCGCGACAAGCTCGTCGACCGGTTCGGCCTGGACACGACCAAGCGCTCCCGCGCGTACTCCAAGGGCAACCGGCAGAAGGTCGCCCTCGTCGCGGCGTTCGCGAGCGACGCCGAGCTGCTCATCCTGGACGAGCCGACCAGCGGCCTCGACCCTCTCATGGAGGAGCTCTTCCGCGACTGCGTCAACGAGGAGCGCGACCGGGGCCGGACCGTGCTGCTCAGCAGCCACATCCTCAGCGAGGTCGAGGCGCTGTGTGACCGGGTGAGCATCATCAGCAAGGGCCGGACGGTCGAGACCGGCAGCCTCACCGAGCTGCGCCACCTGACCGAGACCAGCGTCGACGCGGTGCTGGACGGCCCGGTCCCCGACCTGCGCGACGTCGACGTACGTGACCTCCAGGTCGAGGGCCACCGGGTGCGCTGCCTGGTCGCCACCCCGGTCCTCGGCGTGCTCCTGGCGCGGCTCGGTACAGCGGGCATCGCCAGCCTGGTCTGCCAGCCCCCGACCCTCGAGCAGCTCTTCCTCCGCCACTACGGGGAGCAGGCGTGACCGGCTGGCTGGTCCTGCTGCGGATGGCTCTGCGCCGTGACCGCGTCCTGATCCCCGCGTGGATCGCGGTCTTCGCGGCCGTGGCCGGTGGCAGCGCCGCAGCCACGGACTCGCTGTACTCCGACCCGCTCGCCCTCGCGAGCGCCGGGCACGCGGTCAACTCCGCCCCCGCACTGCTCGCGATGTACGGCCCCGTCTACGACGTGACCTCACTGGGTGCCGTCGGCCTGGTGAAGATGAACGCGATGGGCGCTGCCCTCGTCGGCCTGCTCGGCCTGCTCCTCGTCGCGCGCCACACCCGCGCCGACGAGGAGGTGGGCCGCACCGAGCTCGCAGCGGCGGGAGCGGTCGGTCGCCACGCAGCGCTCGCAGCCGCCCTCGCCACGAGCGTGATCACCGTCGTCGGGGTCGGCCTGGTCTCGGCGGTGGCCCTCGCCGCTGCGGGGCTCGACGCCGGGGGGTCCTTCGCCCTCGGGGCAGCCTGGGTGGGATGCGGCGTCGTCTTCGCCGCCGTCGGTGCGGTGGCGGCCCAGCTGACCACCGCGGCCCGCGCGAGCCGCGGGATCGCGGTCGGCCTGCTCGTCTCGGCGTACGTCGTGCGGGCGGTCGCCGACGCGAGCGGGCCGTCGTGGCTGACGTGGCTCTCCCCCGTGGGCTGGTCCCAGCAGGTGCGGGCGTACGCCGGCGACCGCTGGTGGCCCCTGGCGATCTCGCTCGCCGCGGCCGTGGTCGTGGCCGCCGGAGCGGTCCGCCTCGAGAGCCGCCGCGACCTGGGCGCTGGCCTGCTGGCCGATCGGCCGGGGCCTGCCGGCGGCGGTCCTCGCGGCACCCTCGGCCTCGCCTGGCGGCTGCACCGCACCGCCCTCCTCGGGTGGACCGTGGGGCTCGCTGTGCTCGGCGTCCTGCTCGGATCCATCGCAGGCAGTGTCAGCGGCTTCGTCGAGACCGACGCGGCTGCCGAGATGATCCGCAAGCTCGGCGGCACCGCGCGCCTCGTCGATGCCTTCCTCGCTGCCGAGCTGGACTTCACCGGTCTGATGGCCGCAGCGTTCGCGCTCTCGATCACCGCCCGCCTCGCCGGGGAGGAGGCGCAGGGCCGCACGGAGGAGATCCTCGCCACGCCGACGGGGCGCCTGAGGTGGGTGCTCGGCCACCTCGCGGTCGCGGGAGCCGGGGCGGCGCTGCTCGTCCTCGTCGTCGGAGCAGGAGCCGGACTGTCCCGCAGCCTGGCAACCGGCGAGGTCAGCCAGCTCCCGTTGCTCGTCGGCGCGGCGGCGGTCCGCATCCCGGCGGTCTGGACGATGGCCGCCCTCGGCCTCCTCCTGTACGCCGTCGCGGCGCGCGCCGCCGTCCTCGGCTGGGCCGCGCTGGTCGGTGTCGTGGTGCTCGGTGAGTTCGGCCCGCTGCTCCGGCTGCCGGTGTGGATGCAGGACCTGTCGCCGTACCGGCACGTGCCGGCACTGCCCGGCGGCGACCTCGAGGTGGTGCCCCTGGTGGCTCTCTGCGCGGTGGCCGTCGGCCTCGTCGCCCTCGGCGGCGTGCTCTTCGGGCGCCGCGACGTCACCACCGGTTGAGCGGGCGGACTGCGTCAATCGTTCCGCGTGGCGGTCCACACACCGGTGTACGGCGCA
The sequence above is a segment of the Nocardioides jiangxiensis genome. Coding sequences within it:
- a CDS encoding ABC transporter ATP-binding protein, with protein sequence MTNAIEIAGLVKTFGSFRALDGLDLTVRTGEVHGFLGPNGSGKSTTIRVLLGLLRANAGIATLLGGDPWRDATELHRRLAYVPGDVNLWPQLTGGEVIDLLGRLRGGVDAGRRDKLVDRFGLDTTKRSRAYSKGNRQKVALVAAFASDAELLILDEPTSGLDPLMEELFRDCVNEERDRGRTVLLSSHILSEVEALCDRVSIISKGRTVETGSLTELRHLTETSVDAVLDGPVPDLRDVDVRDLQVEGHRVRCLVATPVLGVLLARLGTAGIASLVCQPPTLEQLFLRHYGEQA
- a CDS encoding acyl-CoA carboxylase subunit beta produces the protein MSALESTPEIDLHTTAGKLADLERRTDEAVHAPAAKAQEKQHAKGRKTARERLELLFDEGSFVELDEFARHRSVAFGLEKTRPYGDGVVTGYGTVNGRQVCAFSQDFTVFGGSLGEVYGEKIVKVMDLAIKTGSPIVGINEGAGARIQEGVVSLGLYGEIFKRNTRASGVIPQISLIMGNCAGGHVYSPALTDFVVMVDQTSAMFITGPDVIKTVTGEDISMEDLGGARAHNSKSGSAHHMAVDEEDAIEYVKGLLDHLPQNNLDELPVYDAPADLEPNELDLKLDTIIPDGANQPYDMHEVIETILDDQEFLEVQELFAPNLIIGFGRVEGSPVGIVANQPMQFAGTLDIDASEKAARFVRTCDAFNIPVVTLVDVPGFLPGTDQEHTGIIRRGAKLLYAYCEATVPLVTVITRKAYGGAYDVMGSKHLGGDINLAWPTAQIAVMGAQGAANIIHRRTLSDLAAAGGDVETKRAELIDEYETTLANPYIAAERGYIDGVIRPHETRAEIVKALRLLKGKRVEQLPKKHGNIPL
- a CDS encoding acyl-CoA carboxylase subunit epsilon, coding for MSTPTENETVETVAEEQKPLLRVISPNATPEEIAVLTAVFAAMGSGGAAPVTKRPSNWASPARRVRRTLPHGLGGWKASALPR
- a CDS encoding ABC transporter permease, which translates into the protein MTGWLVLLRMALRRDRVLIPAWIAVFAAVAGGSAAATDSLYSDPLALASAGHAVNSAPALLAMYGPVYDVTSLGAVGLVKMNAMGAALVGLLGLLLVARHTRADEEVGRTELAAAGAVGRHAALAAALATSVITVVGVGLVSAVALAAAGLDAGGSFALGAAWVGCGVVFAAVGAVAAQLTTAARASRGIAVGLLVSAYVVRAVADASGPSWLTWLSPVGWSQQVRAYAGDRWWPLAISLAAAVVVAAGAVRLESRRDLGAGLLADRPGPAGGGPRGTLGLAWRLHRTALLGWTVGLAVLGVLLGSIAGSVSGFVETDAAAEMIRKLGGTARLVDAFLAAELDFTGLMAAAFALSITARLAGEEAQGRTEEILATPTGRLRWVLGHLAVAGAGAALLVLVVGAGAGLSRSLATGEVSQLPLLVGAAAVRIPAVWTMAALGLLLYAVAARAAVLGWAALVGVVVLGEFGPLLRLPVWMQDLSPYRHVPALPGGDLEVVPLVALCAVAVGLVALGGVLFGRRDVTTG
- a CDS encoding Maf family protein — encoded protein: MTFVLASQSPARLATLRKAGLDPQVIVSGVDEDQLAGLPPTELALRLAELKCAAVVARADLPADAVVLGCDSVLELDGEALGKPGTPEEATRRWQAMRGRSGVLVTGHAVHDTATGRTVSATAATTVHFADISDAEIAAYVATGEPLHVAGAFTVDGLGGAFVTGIEGCHHNVVGVSLPLVRTLLSDLGRAWTEYWSDHRTG